The genomic interval AAGGATTATGCCCGCCCCATTTTCAAGGCGGCAGGGCTCAAGCCAAGCAATATTCGCATCCATCTGGTCAAGGATAATAGCTTCAACGCCTTTGTCGTTGATAGCAAGCGCATGTTCATCAATACAGGCACCATCATTCAGTCTAAAACACCGAATGAAATCATTGGCGTCCTGGCCCATGAAACGGGCCACATTGCCGGCGGTCATCTCATTCGGTTGCGCCAGGCCATGAAACGGGCCCAAACGATCGCAGCAATCGGTATGCTGGCAGGCGCAGGAGCCATGGCAGCAGGCGCCGCAGCCGGTTCGGGCGATGCCGCACGTGTGGGCTCCGCTATCGCCAGCAGCTCGCCCGGCATTGCACAACGAACCTTCCTTAGTTATGCCCGCACAGAAGAAACTGCAGCCGATCGGGCAGCCATCCGCTATCTAGCCAAAACCGGGCAGTCAGCGCGCGGCATGCTGGAAACCTTCCGCCGCTTTGCCGACCAGTCTCTTTTTTCCAGTCAGTATGTTGACCCCTATATCCAGTCCCATCCCCTGCCCCGTCAGCGCATCGTACAGATTGAGCGGCTGGCCAAGAAAAGCAAATATTTCAGCAGGAAAGACAGCGCCGCACTGCAGCTGCGCCATGATCTTGTGCGTGCCAAGCTCGCCGCTTTCACGCAAGATCCAAAACGTGTCATGCGCAACTTCAAGGGCCGAGACTTACCAAGCCTTTATGCGCAAGCCATCGTCACCTATCGTCTGGGCAATCGCAACAAGGCCATCCGGCAGGTGGACCAACTCATCAAGGCTCAACCAAGCAATCCCTATTTCTGGGAACTGAAAGGGCAGATCTATCTCGAAACAGGCATGGCAGACAACGCCATCACCCCCTTGAACAAAGCGGTTTCCCTGCGCCCTGATGTCGGCATACTGCGCGTCATGCTGGGGCAAGCCATTATCTCCTCCAAGAATAACAGGAATTACAGCGCAGCCGTCAGCCATCTTCAGCGTGGCTTGCAAAATGATCCGGATCTGGCGGTCGGTTATCGTTTTCTGGCGCAAGCCTATGAAAATCTGGGCAATCGCGCCAAGGCCGAAATCGCAACCGCCAACGGCTATTTCGCCTCTGGTGACATTTCAGGAGCCAAGGCCATGGCTGCCCGGGCCAAGAAAAAGCTCAAACGCGGCTCTCCAGAGTGGCTACAAGCTGACGACATCATGTCGTACAAGCAGCCCAAACTTTAGCGGCTTGAGGCAAAGGATGCGGAGGCCTACTCGACGAAGCGCCGCGCCTCGAAAGGGCGTGGCGTATGGTCACAATCAAGTGAACAATTTGAGAATTGTCTCCCATCCTCATCAAACTGCCCTATTCTCGGCGCCATTCTAACAGACCAAAATGCTTGCTTACCAAGACAGAAACGCACAAGGACGCCTACTCATGCGCCACAGTTTTTCAAAGATATCCTCTCTGTTCGCTGCGATAGCCTTTATGGGAATTGCCTCAATGCCAACCAGCGCAGCTGAATTCAACACTGAGCAGAAACAGGAAATCGAGTCCATCATTTCTGATTATCTTCTCGAAAACCCGGATCTGATCCGTCAGGTTTTCACCATCCTTAGCCAACAGGAAGCCGAGAAGCAGAAGCAGGCGGAACTTGAACGCACCAAATTGGCCAAGCAGGCGCTGGTGGAAAATCAGGAAGAACTGTTCAACGCCAAAGATCAGATCGTGTTGGGCAACCCTAAAGGTGATGTGACCCTTGTCGAGTTTCTCGATTACAACTGTGGCTATTGCAAACAGGCCTTCGGCAGCATGTTGGAATTGATGGACTCCGACAAAAAACTGCGTGTCGTTCTCAAGGAATGGCCAATCCTTGGCCCTCAATCGCAGGAAGCCGCTCTGGTTGCCGTGGGCGTTACCAAGGTAGCCCCAGAGAAATATTGGGATTTTCATAAAGCCATGATGACGATGCGTGGCACGGCCAACAAGGAATCCGCACTGCGCGTTGCCGAAAAGCTCGACATTCCGCGTGACGAACTGGAAAAGCTCTATGAAGACACCGACACGCGCAAGCCGATCATGGATGCCTACAGACTGGCTGATGCGCTCAACCTGAATGGCACGCCTGGGTATGTTCTGGGAGACGAAGTCATCCCGGGCTACATTTCTCAGGAGGCCTTTGAAAGCAAAATCGCCAACTTGCGCAGCTGCGGCTCGACCAATTGCTGATAGCGTGCCACCACGCTGGATAAAAAGGCTTGGATAGGCGTTCCAGTCAACGCCTATCCCCATTTCCCCAGCAGTTTTCTGACAAGGTGCAAATCTGCCTTAGAATAGTCTTTTTTGCCAAAAATCATGACGATAACTAGGAATGAAAAGCGTTACCGCCCTTTTCATATCTTTTCACTGAGCTAGGGACCGCCTATAAGGAACCACTAGAGGTCGCCCGCCTTCTCGAGCCACCTCCTGCCCATGCCCAAAGGCTTCATTTGGCAAGGGCAAACGTTACGAATTAATAGTCTCTAGCGCGGAATGCGAAATGACCAACACTCTTTATGTTCTCAACGGCCCTAATCTCAACATGCTTGGTCTGAGAGAGCCCGGAATCTATGGCGCCACCACCTTGAAAGACATCGAGGAGATGTGCAAGGAAAAGGCAGCTTCCATGGGGTGGTCGATCGTCTTTCGGCAGAGCAATCATGAAGGTGAACTGATTGACTGGATTCATGAGGCCCGCGAAAAGTCGAGCGGCATCATTTTCAATCCTGCAGCCTTTACCCATACATCCGTCGCTCTTCAGGATGCGATCCGGGCGGTAAGCATGCCTCTTATCGAAGTTCATCTCTCCAACATTCACGCACGCGAATCTTTCCGTCATCATTCCTATGTCTCTCCCGCAGCGCTTGGCGTCATTTGCGGGCTCAACGCAAAGGGATATGTATTGGCGATCGAAGCGCTCGTGGATCATCTAGAAAGCGCATAAGGGAAACCTACCATGTGCTCCAGGCCAAACCTTGTTGCTTGCCTGGTAATCAACCAACGGAATGCGAACATATGACCAAAGAAAAAAGCAAACTTGATCCTGATTTCATCCGCCAGCTGGCGGAGTTGGTTAAGTCTCAGGACCTGACTGAAATTGAGATCGAGCAGGAAGACTTGCGTATTCGTGTTGCCCGTGAGATCGTCGTGCAGCAGGCCGTTGCAGCGCCTCAGGCTGTCGCTCCATTGGCAGCTCCGGCCGCAGGAGCACCAGCCCCTAGCGCGAGTGCTGAAGCCGAAGCGAAGCTTGCCAATGCCGTCCGTTCACCGATGGTCGGCACAGCCTATATGTCTCCAGAACCGGGCTCTGCTCCATTTGTCTCCGTCGGCGATCAGGTCAGCCTGGGCGATACGCTCATGATCGTTGAAGCCATGAAAACCATGAACCAGATTCCTGCCACCAAAGCCGGCAAAATCACGGCTATTCTGGTGGAAGACGCCCAGCCCGTCGAATTCGACGAGCCGCTGGTCATCATTGAATAATCAGGAATGTAGGGGAAATCCATGTTTTCAAAGGTTCTAATCGCAAACCGGGGTGAAATTGCCCTTCGCGTGTTGCGAGCCTGCAAAGAACTGGGCATCCAGACGGTGGCCATTCATTCCACCGCCGATGCCGAAGCAATGCATGTCAAGCTGGCAGACGAAAGCGTATGCATTGGTCCGCCATCTGCCCGTGACAGCTATCTCAATATTCCGCAGATTCTGGCTGCGTGTGAAATCACCGGCGCCGATGCGGTCCACCCCGGTTATGGCTTCCTGTCCGAGAATGCCCGTTTTGCGCAAATTCTCGAAGAGCACAAGATCAGCTTCATTGGCCCGAGCGCGGAGCATATCCGCATCATGGGCGATAAGATCGCAGCCAAGCAGACCGCAAAACGCCTCGGTATTCCGGTCGTTCCCGGCTCTGAAGGCGGGGTCGACAGCCCCGAAGAAGCCAAGCGAGTTGCCGCCGAAATGGGCTATCCGGTGCTGATCAAGGCTGCATCAGGCGGTGGCGGCAAGGGCATGCAGGTTGTGCATTCCGAAGACAAGATGGAACTTGCCTTCACCACAGCACGATCTGAAGCCGCGGCCAACTTTGGCGACTCCACCGTCTATGTCGAGAAATATCTCGAAAAGCCACGCCACATCGAAGTACAGGTCATGGGTGATGGCAAAGGCCACGCCATCCATCTGGGCGAACGCGATTGCTCCTTGCAGCGTCGCCACCAGAAGGTCTGGGAAGAAGCCCAATCCCCTGCCCTGAATTCGGAGCAGCAGAACCGGATTGGCGATATCTGCGCCAAAGCCATGCAGGGTCTGGGCTATTCCGGAGCTGGTACAATCGAATTTCTCTACGAGAATGGCGAGTTCTATTTCATTGAGATGAACACGCGCCTGCAGGTGGAGCATCCGGTCACCGAATCCATCACGCGCATTGACCTCGTCAACGAGCAGCTCAAGGTGGCTTGCGGTGCCGGTCTTGATATCCGTCAGGAAGACATCAAGTTTCAGGGCCATGCCATTGAATGCCGTATCAATGCCGAGAACCCGGAGACCTTCGTGCCTTCACCGGGCAAGATCACCTATTATCATCCACCAGGAGGCCTCGGTGTGCGCGTTGATTCCGGCGTCTATCAGGGCTATTCCATTCCGCCTTACTATGACAGCCTGATCGGCAAACTGATCGTAACCGGCCGCAACCGGGTGGAATGCATGATGCGTCTGCGGCGCGCGCTGGACGAATTCGTCGTAGATGGAATCCAGACCACGCTGCCTCTGTTCCGCGATCTGGTTGACAATGCCGACATCGCCAACGGTGCTTATGATATTCACTGGCTGGAAAAATATCTTGCTTCCAAGTAAAGCATTGCCTTGAATTTCCATTCAGCACAATATTATGAAGGCCGCGCATATAGGGCGCGGTCTTTTGCGTTCTATCGGTGACAATTGCACAAACAGTAACGAGAGCTGTGGTAAAATCACAAGCATGACTGACGACTCATCCTTCATGGAAATCACCCCCCAGATTCTTCTCAGGGCTTATGCCTGCGGCATATTTCCTATGGCTGAAAGCGCCGATGACCCTTCCATGTTCTGGATCGAACCGGAGATGCGCGGCATCATCCCACTAGACGCCTTTCACATCCCCAAAAGAATGCGCCGTACCATGCGTACGACCCCCTTTCAGATTCGCGTCGACACGGACTTCGGCGGCGTCATGGATGCCTGTGCAGAAGCAGCTCCAGATCGCCCCACAACCTGGATCAATCCGCAAATCCATATGCTCTATCGTGAGCTGTTTGACATGGGGCACTGCCATTCAGTGGAAGTGTGGGATGGGGAGCGGCTCGTAGGTGGCCTTTATGGCGTCAGCTTGGGGCGGGCGTTTTTTGGCGAAAGCATGTTCTCACGCGAGCGGGATACTTCCAAGATGGCGCTGATCCATCTGGTTGAACGGCTCAACGCAGGCGGTTTCACGCTGCTGGATACGCAGTTCATCACCGACCATCTCAAGCAGTTTGGCACCATCGAGATACCCAAGGAAGAATATCACGCACTGCTGGACCATGCCATGCAGACGCGCGCCGACTTCTATGCTCTCGACAAAGAAGCAAAAGACGAGGCGTAAATTCTTGAAATAAAGAGATGTTTGGTTTCACCCAGAGGAGCTGCAAACGACAGCCCGATCAATTGGGTGAAGGCACTTCTGTGGACTGCTTACAGCCAACCAGCCAGACATCATAGACCGGATGCTCGACCGCATTCATGCCGGGGCTGGAGGCGAACATCCAGCCGGTAAAGATCCGCCGCACTTTGCGTTCAAGCGTGATCTCGTCCACCTCGACAAATGCGGTTTCCTCCTGCCGTTCCGTTTCCGGACGCGTATAGCAGACCCGCGGTGTCACCTGCAGGGAACCGAACTGCACTGTCTCATTGATATAGACATCAAACTGGATCATTCGGGCGGTGATCTTGTCCAGACCGGCGAAAGTGGCAACCGGATTGGAAACATCTTCTGCCTTGACCTGCAAGCTCATCAAGCAACCCAATAAGAACAGAGAAGCCATCACCATTCTTCTCATGATCCAACCCCCTTTGCGGCCCTGCATTCTATTCATTCAAAACTCCGACAATCGGCGGCCCTGTATCACCTTAGCTAAACGGAACGCCAAGACCACCCCGTTCCTAGCTCTCTTTTAGGGCAAAAGGCAAGGCTGATTTACCGATTCCCCCGGCTTGGCGGCACAACTTCATTGAACCGCCACACACTTTAGTGAGGGAGATACGAGGCAGGATTGTGACTGGAAAGGAAGCTTTTGGACATAAAGAGGGGATTCTTTATCGATCACCCTCTTCAAGGGACTGTAAAAGCGAAAGGATACGCCTAGGGCGTCCATGCCTCATAGTCTGGTGCCGTATCGGGTTGAGAGGTCTTAGCCGTCAAAAGGGATCCCTTCGGACGATAGGCCCTCACGGTGCCGGTCATGTTCGGCTGATGCTCACGCTCCCAGGACCAGTGCTGAATGGCCTGCTCGCTGGGCGGAACATCGGTACGATAATGCATCCAGCCATGCCAACCGGCCGGAATAGCACTCGCCTCCGCAGGATTGGCATAAACCACCCAACGACGTTCGCCCTTGCGATTGCCCGTGTAGCTTTTGTTCTTGGAGACATTCTGCTTGTAATATGTGTTGCCAAAAGTGTCCTGACCAACGAAAATCCCAAACCGTTTGGTATGCAACCAGGTTCCGAACGTCGTTTTACCCCACCATGTGAACAGAAGAAGCAGAAAGTTTTTCATGACGACCCGTTATCTATGCAGTTCGAACGGAGACACTATGACTACATATTTTCGCGGATGTCCAGAGACGGTAAAGAAAAATCCGACGAATGGATTGCCCTACACGCCGCCCCTAACCTAACGCCGCCGCCCGCCTACACTGGCGAAACGCGGTGAGCGCGATGGCCTTGAGGACGTAGATGCAGCATCACTCTCTTTGTTGGATCGTCCTGCACCACGCCCGCTCCAGAGGGACGGTTTGACCTGACTCTCGATAAACTCTTCCTCTTGGTCCGCTTTGTGCAGAATACGGTCAACATCACGCTGGCTCCGTCTGGCCTGCGGCAAGATCTGTTCATGGAACTGGCGCGCCTTGGCAAGAGAGCGCAATCTGTTGCGCTTTTCCTCAAGCACCTCTTCCATACCATCAATCACATAGCGATCCCCATCAAGGAGCATAAGCCGCTTGTCGCTGCATAGGGATGCGATCCTTTGCTGAATCGCAGCAGATGACATGGGCTTGGCCAGGACATGATGCGCCCCGGTTTCAAACAGTTTGGCGACTCGCTGCTCTGTCGCATGGGCCGTCACCACGATCACCGGAATGTAGCATAGCGGCTTCATCGTCGCGTTGCGGATAAGGCTGAGCAGCTGCATACCAGACATGGGGGCCATGTTGAGGTCAGTCACGATAACATTGGGCGGCTCATGCATAATGGCATGCAGCGCAACATCGGCACGATCATAGGTGCGAACCCGAGCGACCTTCATCGAAGAAATCATTGATCGAATCATTGTCAGCACTGATTTGGAGTCGTCAACGATCACGATATCAAGCGATTCGATACTGAGCCCGTAAGCCGCATGATGTTCCAAAAATCCATCCAACATTCTGTTTTCTCGCACCTTTTCCTGAGGTTGAAGGATAGGATGCCACAGAGCGATTAATTCACGTTCAAAAAGCGGCTTTCAATTTGATTTCAATTTTAACAGATTTGTTTCAGAGCCTAAGAAAGTTAATTTCCCCACTGCTCCACCATCCAAGGCGCAGATTTTTCCCATTCCTGACGCCGGGTCAAAAAACACTACATATAGATTGACAGGAAAACGGAACCCACAAGGAATAGTCCTTCTTGCGTTCACCATCGCAAGAATCCATAATCCGAACCGTCAAGACAGTGGCGTCTCTGGACTTGTGCTCCAGACTTCCTGTTCCAGCATCATTGAAAATAACCAAGCTCGAAATCGAAACGGCCAGTGGGTAACTCTGTGTTTGTTGAAAGGTTCGGGTTGGGGATTTTTATGCGCTTAAAACAGGGGGAAAATAGCAAGAAGCACAAGATATAGGCTCGCCAACACAACATAGACACCATATATAGATTTTGTTAACCTTATGAGAATCTACTGGTGTCATCAAAACGAAGCCATTGTGCCACGATTCGCTTGTGACACAGATTCAGAATTTCACAGGAGATCGGCTCTTTCCGAGGCCAGGAAACCCGATTGACTGACCCATTCAGCCTGCTGACGCCAATTGAAAGTCAGCAATACCTTTGCCAAGGGGATTTATAATGCGTGTAGAGCGGCGCTATACCACTGAAGGAAAATCAGCATACGATTCCATCGAGTTTCGTAAGGCTACGAGTGAAATCCGCAACCCGGACGGGTCCATCGTATTTCGCCTCGAAAATATCGATGTGCCCACAAGCTGGTCTCAAGTGGCCGCAGATATTCTTGCTCAGAAATATTTCCGCAAGGCAGGCGTGCCGGCTGTTCTGAAACGCGTTGAAGAAAATTCCGTTCCATCCTGGCTGTGGCGCTCCGTGCCGGACGAAGACGCGCTGAGCCAGCTCCCCGAAGACGAACGCTTCGGCCCGGAAATGACTTCCCAGCAGGTCTTTGACCGTCTCGCAGGTACATGGACCTATTGGGGCTGGAAAGGTGGCTATTTTGACACCGACGCCGACGCCCGCGCCTTTTATGACGAACTGCGCTACATGCTCTGCACCCAGCGCGTCGCCCCGAACTCTCCGCAGTGGTTCAACACCGGCCTGCATTGGGCCTATGGCATCGACGGTCCGAGCCAGGGTCACCATTATGTCGACTTTGAAACCGGCCGCCTGACCCGCTCCGCAACCGCTTATGAACATCCGCAGCCGCATGCCTGCTTCATCCAGTCCATCTCTGATGATCTGGTCAACGAAGGCGGCATCATGGATCTGTGGGTGCGCGAAGCTCGTCTGTTCAAATATGGTTCCGGTACCGGCACCAACTTCTCCTCTTTGCGCTCCGAAGGCGAACCCCTTTCCGGTGGCGGCAAGAGCTCTGGCCTGATGTCCTTCCTGAAAATCGGCGACCGCGCCGCTGGCGCCATCAAGTCTGGCGGCACCACGCGCCGCGCAGCCAAGATGGTTGTGGTCGACATCGACCATCCGGATATCGAGGCCTACATCAACTGGAAGGTGAAGGAAGAAGAGAAGGTCGCCGCAATCGTTACCGGCTCCAAGATCGTTTCCAAGCACCTCAAAGCCATCATGAAGGCCTGTGTCAATTGCCAAGGCTCCAACGATGAATGCTTTGACCCGGCAAAGAACCCTGCCCTCAAGCGCGAAATCCGCGCTGCAAAGAAGATGCAGGTTCCGGAAAACTATATCCGTCGCGTCATCCAGTTTGCCAAACAGGGCTACAAGGATATCGAGTTTGATACCTACAACACCGATTGGGATAGCGCAGCTTATCTGACGGTGGCTGGCCAGAACTCGAACAACTCCGTTCGCATCACCGATGACTTCCTCAACGCAGTGAAGGAAGACCGCGACTGGAACCTCATTGGCCGCATCAAGGGCGACGTTCGCAAGACCGTAAAAGCGAAAGAGCTTTGGGAACAGATCGGCTACGCCGCATGGGCTTCTGCCGATCCGGGCCTGCAGTTCCACACCACGATCAACGACTGGCACACATGCCTGGCTGATGGCGAGATCATCGCCTCCAACCCCTGCTCGGAATATATGTTCCTTGACAATACGGCATGTAACCTGGCCTCCATCAACCTTCTGCAGTTTCTGCAGCAGGACGGCAACTTCGCTGTCGAGGAATTCGAACATACCGTCCGTCTGTGGACCATGGTTCTGGAAATCTCGGTTCTGATGGCCCAGTTCCCGTCTCCGGAAATCGCAGAGCGGTCTTATCTTTATCGTACCCTTGGTCTGGGCTATGCCAACATCGGCGGCTTGCTGATGACCTCCGGTATCCCTTATGACAGCGACGAAGGCCGCGCCATCTGTGCCGCCATCTCCGCACTCATGACCGGCACGTCTTATGCCACCTCGGCTGAAATGGCCAAGGAACTGGGTGCCTTCGAGCGCTATGAGGCCAACTCGTCCCACATGTTGCGTGTCATCCGCAACCATCGCCGTGCAGCCTATGGCCACACCGATGGCTATGAGGATCTCGACATCAATCCGGTGCCGCTCGACCATGAAAGCTGCAAGGACAAGGCCCTGATCAACCATGCTGTCGAAGCATGGGACAAGGCCCTCGAACTCGGCCAGCAATATGGCTATCGCAACGCCCAGACCACCGTGGTCGCCCCAACCGGCACCATCGGCCTTGTCATGGACTGCGACACCACCGGCATCGAGCCAGACTTCGCTCTGGTCAAATTCAAGAAACTCGCTGGTGGCGGTTACTTCAAGATCATCAACCGTACCGTTCCTAATGCCTTGAAAAAGCTTGGTTATAACGACCAACAGATCAAAGACATCGAAACCTATGCGGTTGGCCATGGCACGCTGAAAAGCTGCAACGCCATCAGCCACAACGCCCTGAAGGACAAAGGCCTGACGGACGAGAAGCTGGAAACCATCGAAGGTGGTCTTGCCAGTGCATTCGACATCAAGTTTGCCTTCAACAAGTGGACCCTTGGCGAAGACTTCTGCAAAGAGGTGCTTGGCGCGAGCGATGAACAGCTTGACGATCCGCATTTCGATCTGCTGGCCCACATGGGCTTCAGCAAGGAAGAAATCGACGTTGCCAACATTCATGTCTGCGGTGCCATGACCCTTGAAGGCGCTCCGCACCTGAAGGATGAGCATCTTCCGGTCTTTGACTGCGCCAACCCATGTGGCCGCATCGGCAAGCGTTATCTCTCGGTGGAAAGCCACATCCGTATGATGGCAGCGTCCCAGCCCTTCATCACCGGCGCGATCTCCAAGACGATCAATATGCCGAATGATGCATCGGTTGAGGATTGCAAGAACGCCTACATGATGTCCTGGCAGCTGGCACTGAAAGCCAACGCCCTGTATCGCGATGGTTCCAAGCTGTCCCAGCCGCTCAACAGCCAGCTGTTGGACGACGATGAGGACGAGGCGGAAGATGCTGTCGAAGCAATTGCTGCTGCACCAATGCCGGAACGTGCGGCTCTGGTGTCCGAGAAGGTTGTCGAGCGTGTGGTTGAACGGGTTGTCGAGCACCGCGTGCGCGAACGTCTCAAACTGCCTGATCGCCGTAAGGGCTACACCCAGAAGGCAACTGTTGGCGGCCATAAGGTTTACTTGCGTACAGGCGAATATGACGATGGTCAGATCGGCGAAATCTTCATCGATATGCACAAGGAAGGCGCCGCTTTCCGTAGCTTGATGAACAACTTTGCAATCGCCATTTCTCTCGGCCTGCAATATGGTGTGCCGCTTGATGAATATGTCGACGCCTTCACCTTCACCCGGTTTGAACCGGCTGGCATGGTGCAGGGCAACGAAGCCATCAAGAACGCCACGTCCATTCTTGACTATGTCTTCCGCGAGCTGGCCGTGTCCTATCTGGATCGCCACGATCTGGCTCACGTCAATCCGGATGACATCGCCACGACCTCGACGGGCAAAGGCAGCGCCGAAGGGAAGATCCCTGTTCCGATTTCCAAGGGGCTTCTGCGCGGTAAGGCTGAACGCTTCAAACTCGTGGATGGCAAGGAATATGCGCGTCTGCAGGAAGAGCACGCCCATAACCATAGTCATGACCATGATCATGATCACAGTCATGCGGCGACGCCAACCACCAAGACGGCCATTCCGTCCAGCTCGGCAACGATGCTCAAACCGGACAGTCAGGTTCAGCCAGGCTCAGCCCCAGCTGTCGGAAAGACCGAGAGCAAGGCAGACCAGATCGCACTGGCCCGCATGAAAGGCTATGAAGGCGAAAGCTGCCCAGAATGCGGCAACTTCACCATGGTGCGCAACGGCACCTGCCTGAAATGCGACACCTGTGGTGCAACGAGCGGCTGCTCTTAACGAAATTAATATTGCCGAACCTTCTTTAAGGTTCGGCAATATTAATAAGAACAGAACAAGCACAAATATGCATAAGTAACTTAGACCGAATTCTCCTATTACAAAAATGGCCGTCGCATCAATGATGCGACGACCAAAATTACCCGTGCAGAAATTGCCTGAGCACTGACGGGCGATGAACAAAACTAACGTGTTGTCCAATACTTCGCAGATAGGATTTAGCAGGAATAGTTTTGGGTGTCGAGCGGAACTTGGCGTTATGAAAAGGAGCCTAACATGGCGACAAATCCTCCATCTGGTGATGGACATAGAAACGGAATGGTTAAAGGCCGTTCCCAAACTCATAACCCTAAAACTAATACTTGGACGAAGAGAGATTCTTCAACAGGTCGTTTTATGGACGGGAAAAAAGGCGGTACGCCTTTCAAAGGTGTACGCAAGGAAAAGTAAAAGCTCTCTTCCTTACTAATATAGAAAGCCCCGTTCACATCGAGCGGGGCTTTTTCATTTCATAAAAAGAGAGCTAAGCCTTGTCAGCGTTGCGTCAGAGCGAGCTTCGCACCAAGCGCCACAAAGGTCGCAGCAAAGCCGCGTTTCAACCACGCCATCACAGCCGGACGAGACAACAGCTTGTCCCGCACAGAGGCCGCCGCAACACCAACAAGGGCAAAAACAAGAAGCGTCATCACCATGAAGATGCCTCCCAATTCCACCATATCGAACATCGGACTTGCTGTGTTCACATCGATGAATTGCGGCAGGAAAGCGAGAAAAAAGATCGACAGTTTCGGGTTGAGTAGATTGAGTAAAATCCCGTCGCGCACGATGCCTAAAGCTGACGGCCCTTGCACGGATGCATCATCCAGATGATCCGCATCAAACTGTTCCTTGTCCTTCAACATCTTGTAGGCCATGAACAGAAGATAGGCGACGCCTGCAAATTTGACCATCTGAAAGGCCATTGCACTGGCATGCAACAGGGCGGCAAGCCCCAGCACCGCCGCGGTGATATGAGAGATAATCGAGAGTGTGCCGCCTAGTGCAGCAAGCAACCCCATGCGCAAGCCTCTGCGCAAGGTTACAACGAGCGTGTAGATCATGCCCGTTCCCGGCGTTATCACAATAAAAAGCGAAGTGAGAAGGAATTCAATGGTCATGGCGATCGACAATCTGTTAGCTGGAGCTATCCGATAGCATACCAGTAAAACTGGAATTGCCAATCCTGCCGCTCTTACAGTCTCAAAGGCGTATCACTTGCCAATATCCTTGAATTTGCAATTGTCGATCGTCTGAAAATGCGTGATGAGATAGCTGTCCTTGCCATAAAACTCAAAACGGCACCCAAAGCGCGCGCCACCAAAGGGTTGGATATTGGCCTTAACCTCGGTATTCTCGCTGACATTCAGACAAATCACATCACCAACAGGCAAATTGCGCTCAATCTGCCCGCTCTTGCTTTTCAACAGTATATAGAGCGTTTGATCTGCTCCATTTTCAAGACAAGCAGCCCATGCAGACACACTCAAAGGAAACGCCAAAATCGTATAAGCAAAAATCGCCCTGGCACC from uncultured Cohaesibacter sp. carries:
- the aat gene encoding leucyl/phenylalanyl-tRNA--protein transferase, with product MTDDSSFMEITPQILLRAYACGIFPMAESADDPSMFWIEPEMRGIIPLDAFHIPKRMRRTMRTTPFQIRVDTDFGGVMDACAEAAPDRPTTWINPQIHMLYRELFDMGHCHSVEVWDGERLVGGLYGVSLGRAFFGESMFSRERDTSKMALIHLVERLNAGGFTLLDTQFITDHLKQFGTIEIPKEEYHALLDHAMQTRADFYALDKEAKDEA
- the accC gene encoding acetyl-CoA carboxylase biotin carboxylase subunit, with the translated sequence MFSKVLIANRGEIALRVLRACKELGIQTVAIHSTADAEAMHVKLADESVCIGPPSARDSYLNIPQILAACEITGADAVHPGYGFLSENARFAQILEEHKISFIGPSAEHIRIMGDKIAAKQTAKRLGIPVVPGSEGGVDSPEEAKRVAAEMGYPVLIKAASGGGGKGMQVVHSEDKMELAFTTARSEAAANFGDSTVYVEKYLEKPRHIEVQVMGDGKGHAIHLGERDCSLQRRHQKVWEEAQSPALNSEQQNRIGDICAKAMQGLGYSGAGTIEFLYENGEFYFIEMNTRLQVEHPVTESITRIDLVNEQLKVACGAGLDIRQEDIKFQGHAIECRINAENPETFVPSPGKITYYHPPGGLGVRVDSGVYQGYSIPPYYDSLIGKLIVTGRNRVECMMRLRRALDEFVVDGIQTTLPLFRDLVDNADIANGAYDIHWLEKYLASK
- the accB gene encoding acetyl-CoA carboxylase biotin carboxyl carrier protein, with the protein product MTKEKSKLDPDFIRQLAELVKSQDLTEIEIEQEDLRIRVAREIVVQQAVAAPQAVAPLAAPAAGAPAPSASAEAEAKLANAVRSPMVGTAYMSPEPGSAPFVSVGDQVSLGDTLMIVEAMKTMNQIPATKAGKITAILVEDAQPVEFDEPLVIIE
- the aroQ gene encoding type II 3-dehydroquinate dehydratase, which codes for MTNTLYVLNGPNLNMLGLREPGIYGATTLKDIEEMCKEKAASMGWSIVFRQSNHEGELIDWIHEAREKSSGIIFNPAAFTHTSVALQDAIRAVSMPLIEVHLSNIHARESFRHHSYVSPAALGVICGLNAKGYVLAIEALVDHLESA
- a CDS encoding DsbA family protein, whose amino-acid sequence is MPTSAAEFNTEQKQEIESIISDYLLENPDLIRQVFTILSQQEAEKQKQAELERTKLAKQALVENQEELFNAKDQIVLGNPKGDVTLVEFLDYNCGYCKQAFGSMLELMDSDKKLRVVLKEWPILGPQSQEAALVAVGVTKVAPEKYWDFHKAMMTMRGTANKESALRVAEKLDIPRDELEKLYEDTDTRKPIMDAYRLADALNLNGTPGYVLGDEVIPGYISQEAFESKIANLRSCGSTNC
- a CDS encoding DUF2155 domain-containing protein, with protein sequence MASLFLLGCLMSLQVKAEDVSNPVATFAGLDKITARMIQFDVYINETVQFGSLQVTPRVCYTRPETERQEETAFVEVDEITLERKVRRIFTGWMFASSPGMNAVEHPVYDVWLVGCKQSTEVPSPN
- a CDS encoding M48 family metalloprotease gives rise to the protein MFKDFGTKSLQKVPPIAERKAHRSLSNVGHQLACALMMLLISVQPLLLATSSADAQGRRVKLIRDAETEELIKDYARPIFKAAGLKPSNIRIHLVKDNSFNAFVVDSKRMFINTGTIIQSKTPNEIIGVLAHETGHIAGGHLIRLRQAMKRAQTIAAIGMLAGAGAMAAGAAAGSGDAARVGSAIASSSPGIAQRTFLSYARTEETAADRAAIRYLAKTGQSARGMLETFRRFADQSLFSSQYVDPYIQSHPLPRQRIVQIERLAKKSKYFSRKDSAALQLRHDLVRAKLAAFTQDPKRVMRNFKGRDLPSLYAQAIVTYRLGNRNKAIRQVDQLIKAQPSNPYFWELKGQIYLETGMADNAITPLNKAVSLRPDVGILRVMLGQAIISSKNNRNYSAAVSHLQRGLQNDPDLAVGYRFLAQAYENLGNRAKAEIATANGYFASGDISGAKAMAARAKKKLKRGSPEWLQADDIMSYKQPKL